One region of Sebastes fasciatus isolate fSebFas1 chromosome 1, fSebFas1.pri, whole genome shotgun sequence genomic DNA includes:
- the LOC141771400 gene encoding elastase-1-like yields MLRLLVLTSLAALVLAELEPQPRYLEDSIERVVGGDVARPNSWPWQISLQYKSGSRYYHTCGGTLIERGWVMTAAHCVDSPRTWRVILGEHDLYSDSGKEQTMTVSTVYIHPRWDPTRLGSGFDIALLRLSSLATLNSNVQLGSLPQTEQILPHNNHCYITGWGLTSTGGSLSAQLKQAFLPLVDYKTCSSPDWWGSFIATTLVCGGGGAEAGCNGDSGGPLNCLVNEKYYVHGIASFVSSMGCNAPKKPTVFTRVSAYIDWMDSIMM; encoded by the exons ATGCTTAGACTTCTGGTGTTGACAAGTCTCGCAGCCCTGG TGCTGGCTGAGCTGGAGCCCCAGCCCAGGTACCTGGAGGACAGCATTGAAAGAGTCGTGGGAGGTGACGTGGCCAGACCCAACTCCTGGCCCTGGCAG ATATCTCTCCAGTACAAATCTGGCAGCAGGTACTACCACACATGCGGAGGAACCCTGATCGAGAGAGGCTGGGTTATGACTGCTGCTCACTGTGTGGACAG cCCTAGGACGTGGCGCGTCATTCTCGGTGAACATGACCTCTACAGCGACAGTGGCAAAGAGCAGACCATGACTGTCAGCACCGTTTACATCCATCCCAGATGGGACCCCACCAGACTGGGTAGTGG GTTCGACATTGCCCTGCTGCGTTTGTCTTCCTTGGCCACCCTGAACTCCAACGTCCAGCTGGGCTCTCTGCCTCAAACCGAACAGATTCTGCCCCACAACAACCACTGCTACATCACCGGATGGGGACTAACTTCCA CCGGTGGCAGCCTGTCCGCCCAGCTGAAGCAGGCCTTCCTTCCTCTGGTCGACTACAAGACCTGCAGCAGCCCTGACTGGTGGGGCAGCTTCATCGCAACCACCTTGGTTTGCGGCGGTGGTGGTGCCGAGGCTGGATGCAAT GGTGACTCTGGTGGTCCTCTGAACTGCcttgttaatgaaaaatactacGTCCACGGTATTGCCAGCTTTGTGTCTAGTATGGGATGCAACGCGCCCAAGAAGCCCACCGTCTTCACCCGTGTCTCCGCCTACATCGACTGGATGGACTCT ATCATGATGTAA
- the LOC141771393 gene encoding elastase-1-like: MLVFLLFTTLTATVLAELELQSSYKESSIAGRVVGGGDVPSHTSWPWQVSLQYYSDGSYHHFCGGTLIRTGWVMTAAHCVYSSSSIRVVLGDLILHSGHNTEQVRDVHSVYIHPEWNNDSISSGNDIALLRLLTAASVTSYVRPAYLPPYGEILPHNHPCYITGYGRTSTGGSMSNRMRQAYLPVVDHQTCTSSGWWGSTVKTTMICAGGGAQSGCNGDFGGPLSCRVNNSYYVHGVASFVSGMGCNAPQKPTVFTRVSAFITWMNSVMDNP; encoded by the exons ATGCTCGTGTTTCTGCTGTTCACCACTCTCACAGCCACAG TGCTGGCTGAGTTGGAGCTTCAGTCCAGCTACAAGGAGAGCAGCATCGCAGGAAGAGTTGTCGGAGGTGGTGATGTGCCTTCTCACACCTCTTGGCCTTGGCAG GTCTCTCTCCAGTATTATTCGGACGGTTCCTATCACCATTTCTGTGGAGGAACACTGATCAGGACAGGATGGGTCATGACCGCTGCTCACTGTGTGTACAG TTCCAGCTCCATTCGTGTGGTCCTCGGTGATCTTATCCTGCACTCGGGCCATAACACTGAGCAAGTAAGGGATGTCCACAGTGTTTATATCCATCCTGAATGGAACAATGACAGCATCTCCTCTGG TAATGACATCGCCTTGCTGCGGCTGTTGACTGCGGCGTCAGTGACCTCTTACGTGCGTCCGGCCTACCTGCCTCCTTATGGCGAGATCCTGCCCCATAACCACCCCTGTTACATCACTGGATATGGACGCACCTCCA CTGGTGGAAGTATGTCAAACAGAATGAGGCAGGCCTACCTTCCTGTTGTCGACCACCAGACCTGCAccagctccggctggtggggcAGCACCGTCAAGACCACCATGATCTGTGCTGGAGGAGGCGCTCAGTCAGGATGCAAC GGTGACTTTGGTGGCCCTCTTAGCTGCAGAGTTAACAACAGCTATTATGTCCACGGGGTAGCCAGCTTTGTGTCAGGTATGGGATGCAACGCGCCCCAGAAGCCCACTGTCTTCACCCGCGTCTCCGCCTTCATCACGTGGATGAACTCg GTCATGGACAATCCTTGA